The Setaria viridis chromosome 9, Setaria_viridis_v4.0, whole genome shotgun sequence sequence ATTGTGACCACGACGACACAACTGCGCATCGTTTTGCCACCGCCGAGATCAACGGTGCTGGAACTGGCACTTGAAACCCTTCCAGCAGTTGCCATTCTGATAGTATTTGCAGACCCCCTTTTGGGGCTGCCCTCTCGACGATGATCTTGATGACCCTCCATTGCCATAATCATGACGATGGTCAGACCTCCGAGGGTTGTTTGAGCTGCCACGCCGGGATTCGCTGCCATGGGAGTGTCTGTCATGGTGGTGACTCCCCTGGCTGCCCCGACCGGCATTGCCAGAGGATGAATGCCAGCTCCTGTTGCTTCCTATAGCCTCTCCCCAGCCACCGTTCTTGTCGTTGCTTCCCTGCCTCTTTGATGCTTCCCTAGAGTTTCCTAGAGCTTCTTCCCAGACAGAAGTACTCTTGTCGCCATTTCCCTGTCTCTTTGGGACTTCCAAAGAGTGCCTCCCAGTTGGTGTCGTCGCTTGGTGACTTGACGATTTACGGTTTTCGCTGGCACCAGATGTCGAATTAACCTTTGATCTCTCACGACCTGACCAATGCAAACCTGAAGATTTTCTGGTACCCTCGGGAGACGAACTTGTTCGTTGCCAGCCATCACCTTTTGCACACCCCTCTGTAGAAGAACCTGAGGGTTGCCAACCTGAAGCTTTTGTGCTTCCCTGAGTGAAAGAAGCTGACCGTTGCCAACCTGAAGCTTTTCTGCCTCCCTCTGGTGAAGTACTTGATCGGTGCCATGCAGCTTTTGCACTGCCCTCTGTAGAAGAACCTGGTGCTTGCCAACCTGAGGCTTTTCTGCTCCCATCTGGAGATGAACTTGACCTCTGCCAACCTGAAGCTTTTGCACTCCCTTGAGTAGAAGGACATGATGGTTGCGAACCTGAATCATTAGTAACCCCCTCAAGCGATAAGGCTGGCGGTCTCCAACCTGAAGCTTTTGCGCTCCCCTCTAGAGATGACCCTGAGGGTTGCCAGCCTGAAGCTTTTGTGCTCCCATCTAGAGATGGACCTGAGGCAGCACTTGGTTTTGGTTTTACCTGAAAGTATCAGAAGCACTATGTTCTTAGTTAAAACATATTAAGATTTTTCTCCAGTCAAAAGACGAATCAAGTTGGAAGCTTACTCCAGTTAGATATTTGAAATAGCATTACCTCTTCTGGTACTCCAGGACCTGTGGTGGCACTTGAATTTCCCTGTTCCATCTTTTTCTCCCCTTGTGTTGGTACTGTTTCAACAAAAGCACTATTTCCTTGAACTGCTATCACCTCCTCTATGATGCATGAAGTATCTTTTCCATCAGCTCCAAGACCTGTAGAAGATTTTGTAAGATCAAAAGTTGTTAAGGAAGCAAACATAGAAGATGGTAGGCATTTTTCTTAACCTGAGGAAGGCTGGAGAGCAGGTGTTGGTGAAGACATTGACCACATGTCATTACTAGGGTCATCTTGGACCCCCCATAGAGCAGAATCAACAGCTTCACCCTGATAGTAACTTGGCTCACCCCAAGGTGACAATGCAATAGGACTAGAGCATTGCGGTTGTTCTTCCTCAGCTGAAGCTGGCACAAAATTTTCTAAAGGCACGGCTTCACGTGTATTGTATTTTTCACAACTTTGTTCTGTTAATGATTCCAACACATCTGATACAGCAATCCCTTCAGCATCAGATACAGGATTAACCAGTTTGCTGTTTCTCTTTACTGTAGTCTCGTCAAACACATGCTTCATTTGGGTGATAGATTCCCTATCTcttgaatttcttttttctagACATGATCTTTCCTTGAGTGATTGCAAGCTATCAATTTCACTAGCAGGTGGGCCAGATAGTTCAGATACAAAAGACATTGAAGAGTGGACACATGTCTTTGTAGCTAAATCTTCAGATGCTATTGATGTTGATCCTGATTGGTTCATGGAAGTCTCCTTCCTCTCCAGTTTTGGGGTTGGACTAGGATACTCGCACTCAACATCTTGAGGCTTCGAGGAAACCAATGGGCCAGTTTTAGGTTCAGGATGCTGATGAAATGGTGCATTCAACGCATCAGGTCGGCATGCTTTATGTTGATTCATGGTTGCCTCAGTCTCACTTGAATTTGGGTTAGATGTAGATGGAACTGGTTGGGGAAGGCATACAGGAGCACCTGACTGAATAGACACAGCAGAAGCAGAACTCGAATCTCTGTCTTCAACAGGATTTGTTGGAGAACAGCTCTCTGGCTTTACCAAAGCAACAGATAACTTAGGGTCATGGGCGCCAGTATTTATTGCTGAGCTCCAGTCGCGTTCCTGCTGGCTCATGGCTTTGAAATCCAGCAGACTTGAAGTGCTAGGAGAAGTTGCTGGGTCCCTCTCAGATTGTTGTGGAGTACGAACTGAGACTTTATGCGAATTACTCATAGAGTCAGTTTGCAATTGGTCCTTCATAGTACTGCCATCAGGATGCTGCTCCACATCACTCTTGCGACTATCAGTCATGGGCGCTATGGTTGGATTCCACATATCGCCATTGTCCCGACAACTGTTCCATTCACCAACCAGTTCTCTTGGGACCCTCACATCATGAGAGCTAGTTGGTACATCTGAACCTGCTGAAGATAGAATAGTTGACGAATAGCTAACGTGATGCTGGACCTGACCATGAAAAGTGTGAGCATCCTTCAGAGATCTCAACGGTAAAGTTGCGGCCAGAGGCTTTGGATCTTCTTTTGTAGGATCTGAACCCTCAGCAAACTGGCCAGATGATGTAGAAGAATACACCACGTTATAACCAATAGGGGAGGAAGAGttatttgcaactaaatttgaGTTGATTCTATCTTGCCCAGTGCTTACCCATATTGATTTATCACCAGATTGGACTGCTGAATGCGGAACGAAATCTGTCTGCTGTTTTTGGAGCACTTCAGCCAACAGAAGTGAGTTCTCCTCACTCTCAAATGTAAGCCATATTCTCAGGTCGCGTGGGAAAAAAGTTACCCACTTGGATAGCTGCGAAAGAGTAAATGGGCCCTGAACATTTCCCTTAGGATCCTTGTAGTGCCAGACTTTTTCTGGCTCGGTGTCATCTGATACAACTCCAAGCATTGCAGGCTCAACTGCAGTGTTGTTTAAATTAATGTTGCTTCCTGCTCCAGATTTATGGCCCACATCCTCTGTTGGCACACTACTTGTGTCACTGCTTCCATCCAGGCACTTTTGTGTATGATTTTCCACAGAATCCGATTTTGATCCTTTTCTTCCTAGATATGACCCATTCCTATTTATGGTCCAATCAACTGCATACAAAATCAACAAGCAAATTTGCAAAAGTTCAATATAACCAGAACACATCCTTACAGAATAGGAACAGTTCGGGTAGATTAGATTTAGTACCAGCTTTCTTATAATCCTGTTCTTCAGCAGATTCATAATTTGGAGCCATGCGGGGATCAACATGTACTTCAGGCACTTCATTAATCCTGCGGGCTTTTTCTTCAGGAGTGTCCAAAAGCTGCAACTTTTCTACACACTCTCTCAATGTATAATACAGTTAAGGATCACAAATTATGATCAAAAAGAGCATTTGTTCATGCCAATCATCATTGACGTAGGCAAAATCGAGCCTTAAGACACTTAAGGGCTAAGGCTATGAAATATATTACAAGACATACGGATCGTTTTGTTTCTTTGCTGAGGGGCTCGTCTCACCTCACTGTGCAAGGGGAGCAAGTATTTGGATCATGGGCGAGGTGTCTCAGGGCCTGTGCAGGCAAGGTTTTGCCTTGCTTTTGTGGGAGAGCCAGATTGGCTCGCCAGTGCTAGCAATGCGAGTCAAGCAAGCCAGGCGAGCGTACCAAACATGCCACAATCTTCTAGCAAGATTCTGACATCAAAACAATGTTAATCAAAAGAAGGCCGTAGCACAAAATCTTTGAGCTTTATCGGATGTATCATCTCAGTGCAATAACACATTAACCGTATTTGTCAAAAGCTGTTGTGATAACAAACCTTTAACAAACTCGAGTAGTCAAGAATATGCAAAGGTTGTACCTCAGAAGTCAGAATTCAAAGAGAATGACAAAATTGTATGTTCTTGACAAAGCTAGCGGTCAATAAGGCCCATTCAAATGTGCAAAAAGTgaaggaaaaagaagggaaaTCCTAATGGAAGCAAGAAAATCGTTTCTGAAAATTCATTGCAGAACATTCTCAGATTATTATGAAACCTAAGGTACCTAGAAAACCCATTAAGGCATATTCTCAaaatgtttttctgaaattttatTGCTGGAAATTTTCAGATTAGTATGAAAACGAGGTACTTAGCAAACCCATAAAAGCATATTCTCACAGAGGTTTTGCTGAAACTTTAATAAAGAATTTCAGATTAGTATGAAACCTAAGGTACCTAGCAAACCCACAAAAGCATATTCTCACAGAGGTTTTACTAAAACTTCAATAAAGAAAATTGTAAATTTCCATGTAAGTCTTGCTTGAATAATGTCCTAACAGAATCAATAATTTACCAAAATACCAAATAACAGTTGTCATGATGATATTAAAAGGTTGTCTCTGTCAAGCATGCACAACTAAGCATGCAATATGGTGAGAGAAAACTGAGAACTTGATACATTCAAAACAATTGGTCCACAGGAAGAAAGGGGCAgaaagaagtaaaaaaaaataacagtAGCACATTACTACAAGAAAAGGATATTCCTTTCGACGTCCAGTTTCACTAGCACGATCACGAAGATGGCTCAGCCTCTGTTTCTCGTTTTCCAACCACTGAAAAGAATTTAACAAAGCATGTCTGGTTACTCTGAAATAATCAAATTTCAGCATGCAGCCAATGTGCCATTGATAGATTTTGCTTACATCTTTAAATCGCAGAGATTGGAATATTTTAGCTTTCTCATAGATGTCCCCCTGAATTTATTAAAAAGCAAAGAGGATATATCAGACTACGTAAATTTGGTACACATGGGAATCAGATGTGTTATCATATATTGAATCACAGCAGTACCACTTTTAACCGGGTGGTTAGACCAAACTTCATACTCTGACGTAAGCGCTTGCATTCCTCCTACACAAGGGCATGCAAATCTACAGTTTAGAGAGAAGAAAGAACAAGAAACTATTCTACTGCAACATTAATAATGAGAATCAGAAATATTGCATTTTAATAGCTAGATAAATTGCGATGGCAAAAAAAGATAGTCCAGCATGTATATAATAGATGAGTAATAGATTCACTATGGGGCGATTCTAATTGTCAGCAACTTCTAAGGAATGCAAACAGTATACCACATCATTGTTAAGAAAACAAACATATATGATTCAAGAACAACATTGTGTACTTTATCAGATTGAAATGGAATAACTCAGATCAGATTTTGTACAACTGTTGTTTAAAAAAGCATGATACTCAACACAAAATGCTGATATTCCTGTGCTAGTATTAATTTTATTAAGATCCAAATCAGCTTCACCAGCACTTCTAACAAAAAAGAACAGTATATTTCTAAGTTGGAGTAATGATTTCCGTTGTTGAAGTACCCCTTAAAGGTCTAAATATACGGAATATCCTAAAAACCGTTACAAACTGTGAAGGCATTTATGATACTTTCTGTATCTAAAACAAACAAACTGCAAAGCTATCTATAAAACTGATCTTAAGGAATAAAACTGATTTGTGCAAAAAAGTATATACTGAATTAATTAGCCAACAAAAAGGTACCGACGTATAACAATATCAAAAATTCCAAATCAGTTATGTTCATTACAGTACTAGCCTACTAGGTATTCAGCATCTCCTTGCATCCTCAGCACAGATTtgttttcttattctttttaCCTCTGTGAAATCCTGATTAGAGATCGTATCCATTGTGATAACCTCCTTTTTATCCAAATTTGATATCTCGAGAGCATAATCTGTTGCCTTTTTACCAACACTGTATCGCTCAGCAACCTTATGTGTACCTGCATATAGAATCAAACCCTGGTTATATAAGAATTAAGCAGCTCAGGTCTGCACTCTGTAGTAGTAATCTTACCAAGAACTTTCACTAGACGGTACATATCTTGCTTGTTGCCAAGACCAGAAATTCTTATCCTCACAAAAGCACCAGCAATTTTGTCAGagaatgcagcagcagcatcaataAGATCCTCCATCAAACTGCGACGCAAGTAAATTAAATTTATATTATGCATGTCAATGGCTGCATAATCCTCAAGATTAGTTGTCAGTTCTCTTTCAATCTTCTTATGAGCCTTCATCCTCTTATCAGAACATAATTTAGCCGTCAACTCATTATATCCTTCAGTGGCCGCTTCAGCACAATCTGAATCAATTGCTCTTTGACTATCTGCATTTAATGCTGGGGCCTGTTTCACAAGATAATGCGTCTCCAAAAGCTTTAACATCTCAAAATGACCGACACGCGGTTTTCTAAACAAATTGCTAAGCCTTGAATCACAGATAACTTGACTTTTTTTGCGAGGATCATGGAGATTATTTTGCTTTATATATTCAAGCAAAAGAGCCTGAACATCAGACTGGGAAATATAAGAACTATCACCATTTCTCATGTGCCCAATGAATTCCAATAGCTCAGCTGAAGCCCATTCTGTAACACCTGGCAAGGACATCCCTTCATTTTTTGATCCATTCGGTAAGCTTCCAGCACTGTTGATTGAGATTCCACACTTCCTTGCAGTAGTACCACTGTCTTTCTTGCGTTTCTGTCCTCTTTTCCCTGAAGAATTATTCCGTCTTCGTTTCCTTGAAGAGATGTCAAAACTAGCATCTTCGTCATCGTTTGCATCATATAAATCATCAGATGattcctctttctctctcctacaAGCAGTAGTAGGGACAGTCCAGTGGCTCTTGGCACTGATTAGCTCTTCCAATGTTAATAAATGTTTCCCTTTCACATCCAACCAATATAACTTGAAAAGATACTCCCAGCTATTTTTATCATCAAAATCAACACCAACCTGAAAAGGGTGTCATAAGATGATCAGCAGAACAATTTATGCAACTAAACCAAGGATCAAATTATTGCTTGTTCAAAGCGTTTATATCTCAAAAAAGTAGTACTGCTTGTTTCAGGCAGATTTCTGCCGAAAGTAAAAGAATACCTACAAATTTACTAGCCAATGCAGTCGTGTAATTTGTCTGGATCGGTGTCCATTTAGTTAAGGCACGAGTTCCTAAAAATTACTTAGTATCTAGTTCGTCCAAGTAAAAAAAAGGCCAAGATAATATGACATTTTGAGTTTTGAAGGTGATgtcaatatttattttactcCACATATATCCTTCATTCCTTCAAGCTAACACTAAATCTTTTTTTACAGTAAATTAAAACCCAGTAAGCCCACCCGTACCTGCAAATTAATGCTACTACAGTGCATATATTGAATAAGAAAAAGCTACCAACCACATATGCACAGAAGACCATAGCAGATTTGGAACCAATAAAATGTAAAAATGTCAGGAAAAGGCATGGTGTTTTATAGGACAATAGCGTAAAAGATGCAGTATGCCAAGCTTCTCGCAGTGGACTGGTTAGAGCGTTGAACCCCGGGAGTCATTGAAACTCCTGTCCTGACCCGCGTTCGAAGCACGACACCTTCTTAGAACAAAGCCCGTGtcgagtttttcaaaaaaaaatatgcagtATAATAAAGGATCTGAATGCAAAAGCATGTCCCACTAGCAGAGATCAGTATAAGAAATTAAATAACAGTGTATGTCATATCCTCTCATATCAACTGTCATGATCTGGATTCCAGCATGCGAACAACTTATGGACTGGCTGGCTGTCTTCGACACTTTGCAGTGCCAATTTATGACTTGGTGCCATGTCAGCTTGCTAGCCGAAAGTATCTATTAACCATACATCACAGTTTGAAGGCTAAATCGGATAAGTTAAAAGTACAAGGACCCAAATGAAGCTTAGAGTAAAGCTTGGTACCAATAGTGATATTTCCtcaatttttttaactttttcacTGAGAGTGGAATTCACTTTCTTTCCATACATATGTTTGTGTACAAAAACACTTCTGTTATTGAAGAAATGGAAAGCATAGGATTAAAAGTAGGGTACCTTTGCACCATCATCTTTGGATTCTATCAACAATATTGTACCATAACATGTATCACAGAAGCCCTTGTTCCCTCTGACACCAAAGAATTTGCCTTGTTTGATGCACGCTTTGCAGACGGAGTACGTGCAGGTATAGCACATGTATTGTACTGCCTTTTCGCAGCTGCTGCATATGTGCCAACCTGTCATGGGTAACATCAAGAAATAAGTGCATATGCGTACTGCCGTTTGAACTGTAACGATTTGTACAAGCACAATCCATCAATGTGCTCATAAAATCATCAAAACAAGATGATTTTGTTGTCAAGCTCCAACCCAGATACGATATAATGCCAAAAGAACGCATTCTTCACTCCACTCTCAATCCAAGTACAACAAATCCCTTTTGACTCCGGTTTTAAGCCGAATACAACTAGGGATGAAAACAGACGGACAAAATCCCGTTCCCTCCCGCCCGTTTTTCTATATTTATCCCATATTTTACCCTATATGAAAACGCGATGGTAAAGTCCAAAAACAGGACGGCAAACAGGATGGGGATAACCGGGAGCGGGACGGGATACAAGTGAGGGGGTATCCCGCCCGTATTTGCGGGATCCAGTTTTCAACCGGGATGAACCCATATTCATCCCGTTTTCAGTTTATACAGGATAGGCCCAATATCACAAATTCCAACCCTCAAGCCTCAGCAAATGGTCAGCCCAACAAGCCCAGAAGGCCTCGTCACACCTCGCCTACCCCTCCGGCCCTGCCCTGCTGCGCCTACGCCCGGGCATGAGACCCACGCTGCTATCCTTGACTCGCCGGTGCCCTAGGCAGGAGGCCCCCAAACTCTGAGCGGCTGAGGATGTCGCGCAGTGGAGCAAGAGGACAAAGGCCCACGCCTCCGTCCTCTATTAGCTTGTTGTTGGCCTGTTGCTAACCGCCTGGCTTGCTGTTGCTGCTAGTGCTAGAGGGCAAGTGCTAGCTGCTTGCTGTGGTTGGCGCTTGACCCTCCTGGTCACCTGGTGGCTGGTGCCACCGTGCTGCAAGACTGCACAATGCAGGAGCAGCACAATGCAAGACTCAAGTCAGGAAGTGCCCAGTACAATGCAGGAGTAGGACTGCTAGAGTGCTAGGTGTAGTAGCAGTAGTGTGTGCTATAGACTTGAGTCATGTTTTGGAACGTGTTGTCCCGGTGTATGATCCCGGTTCCCGGCCGTTTTTGTTATATTTCCGCCCGTATTTGATCATTTTCATATAACCGTGTATCCTGGTTCCCGTCCCGCTCCCGGTTGTCCCACTCCCGCTCCCGTTTTCGGTGAAAAATATGGTACGAGACATGGTTAAGGGGTTTTCCCTCCCGTTCCCGTCCGTTTTCATCGCTAAATACAACCCGCAACAAAGAATATTTCTGGAAAAGCTACACTGCTATTTTTTTCCCTCTTATGCCCATCTACACAGTAACATAAAATCATCTTCCAATTGCATGCTGGAGGTGGCTGAGATGGCAGGATTACCATAAATGGCTAATTTATTTAGTGTGGAAGTTTACACATTAATTACCATATGTGCCAGCTCGTGCATTTATTTCTTTCAAACACTTCCTATTTTTTCAACAGCAATCTTGACTTTGCATTATCTCAAACACCGTGGTATGTCAAAGTGCTACAACAACATCTACTTAAGCATTAATTTTGCAATACTGCTCAGTATCTCTCCAAGAAATGAGTCTATACTAAACACAGAGAAGCCGGAGTCCAAGAGAAGAGCTCACCGCAATCCCACTTGCCCCGAGACCGGAAGAAGGACGCGTCGCGCTTGATGCACGCGGGATGGTACACCTTGGGACAACCCCTACAGTCACAATTGACAACCCTATCAGCACGGGCAAACAAAGTCGAGCCTGCATTACCGTCCCGGGATACGTCACACGCGCACACACCTCCGGTCGCAGACCACGAGGTCGCCCCCGTCGAAGCAGATGAAGCACACCACCTCCTCGTCCTTCTTGTTCACGGGCTTcaccggcgcgggcgccgccgccggcggcggcgcgccgtccCTGTTCTTTGGCGGCctccccctcttcctcttcaccggcgcggcggcggccgcgggctgctgctgctggggcggggccgccgcggcgggcccCATGATCGACCCGAGGAACTGCTGGTCGTCGAAACCCCCCTCCgcgtggcgaggcggcgaccGCTGCTCCACCttgggccccgccgccgcggccggaggcggaggctgcGGGTGCAGGTGGGGAGCGGGGGCCGCCCAGCCGCGCGGGCGCcccggcgcgggaggcggcggcggcgggaggcggagctcgGGGGGCCAGTCGGCCTCACCGGGCGAGAGCACCTCCGCGCCCGGGGCCGTACCCCCGTCCATGGATCAGCACCCACCGGGCTAGACcaaaaaccctaaccctatcccggcctcctccctcgccgtcgtcctctcTCGCGGCCTCTCCCCGTGAGGTGAGAGGAGCTCGGGTTGGTGTACGACTGCTAGCGCGTGACagcgagagagagggagagggagggaatgAGGCGGAAGCTCGAAACGGGAAGGCGGGGCAGGGGAACAGGCGAGCTGGCGTAAAACGTGGGAGGGCTTTTCCCTTCCCAGTGAAAAATCGCCGCGATCTGGGTGGTTTCCGGGGGTCCTTTTGGGTCCGCCCGGGACGGGAGGGGACGGTGCGGTGCGTGCCAGCAGCGCCAGCGACCGGCGACGCGACGcaacaggggggggggggggggggggcgaggcAGGCGCACGGGAGAGGGGaaaggcgggggcggggccgcGCCCTTTTCTGCCTCGACGCGGCGGTCGCGCTGGTCCCCCGCCGGTCCTTCGCTTTTCCTGCTCGGCTTGGCGGTTGGGCGGTGCGGAGACGGGGGGCGACCAGGGAGagacgtgtgtgtgtgtgtttgggggggggggggggggggggggggggggttgtacTAGCAGTGGTCTAGTGGGGTTGGTCGCTGCAGTTATTGGCGGGCAGTGGGCCCCGAAGGCGGTGGCCGGGTGGGCTGGCCGTGACGGTGCGTGGCGACGTGGGTGCGCGCGCGGCTTTGACCTCTGCGCGGCGCGGTGCGGGAGCCGCGGAGGAGTTGGTCAGTTTGGCACTTCTTTGTTTTGGCCTCACACCGCGGTTCCCGGCGTGTTGCCGCGGCCGTTTTCCCTTTTCCCGGCTTCCGCGGGacgcgggcggccgggcgggtgCCACGGCGCTCGCCTGCAACAATGCCGCCGTGtgcgtcgtcgtcggctcgtgGGGGCGTGAGCCTGCGCTCGCTTCGTCCGGCGGGTTCGTGCGTGCGCCGCGCGGCCCGGGCACGACGGCCATGATGGATCGATATCTAGCATACGGCGAACAGGCTTTGAATGTCGGGAGGCACGGAACGGAATGCCGATGCCCGTGCGCGTCGGCTCGTTTCGGGTTCGTGGCCGCGCTGCGCGGCGCGGCCACGACGGCCATGATGGATGCATCTCTAGCATGGCGAACGGGCAGCAGGCTTGGAATGTCGAGAGGCACGGAATGCACCAGCGCAGTTGCACTGCATCACGTCAAGTGTGAAATCTGTGGCTGTGGGGGTGCCCGTGTTTACACTAACACGGCGAGAGGCCGCGTGGGCCATGTCCTCGCACATGATGGGCACAAGCTCCGTGATGAAACTCGGTACGTTGCCGCCACGACATGCTTTTCCGTCGTATCCCACTCATCCAgcctacctttttttttttcctgcacgTACGTGTTGTAGCTTTTGGTCGCTGTGTGCTCGACTCGCCTCACGTTCCACCAGCTGTATCTATGTTGTGTTGCATGGGGCAATTAATGACGCCGTTGCTTATGAACGTTAGGAAAGTGACGGCTGCTGTgttactgtttttttttaagtcTACGGCGGTCCGTGGTTGATACTTGAGTGAGAAGTTGGTTAAGCCTGCTTAAAAAAAATACGACATGCCCCGGGTTTCTGAGGGGTTACGGCCTTTATCAGCTTGTAGTGATAGCGAAAGCTTTGTCTTTAGCGTGCGGTGGAGAAGATGACGAGACACGTAACCCCACCAAAAAAAAGCGCGCAAGTAAAAACCGCACACTAAAATACGCTTTCGGAGAAAGCAGACGTTGCTTGATTGGATAAAAATGGAGCGAGTTGTGCTCGTCCTCATTCGCCTTTTGAATTTTGAAGACGGGAACTGAAATGATACTCTCAGATTACTCGCACAAAGAACCGGAAGGAATGTGCGACACACCGGGCACGGCACAAAACCTTGTACGTAAACTATTGTACGGAGTTATGCTATCCTGCCGCGAACCCATTGAAAAAGCGATCGACAAGCAGCCTCGCCCTAGC is a genomic window containing:
- the LOC117841120 gene encoding uncharacterized protein isoform X1; translated protein: MDGGTAPGAEVLSPGEADWPPELRLPPPPPPAPGRPRGWAAPAPHLHPQPPPPAAAAGPKVEQRSPPRHAEGGFDDQQFLGSIMGPAAAAPPQQQQPAAAAAPVKRKRGRPPKNRDGAPPPAAAPAPVKPVNKKDEEVVCFICFDGGDLVVCDRRGCPKVYHPACIKRDASFFRSRGKWDCGWHICSSCEKAVQYMCYTCTYSVCKACIKQGKFFGVRGNKGFCDTCYGTILLIESKDDGAKVGVDFDDKNSWEYLFKLYWLDVKGKHLLTLEELISAKSHWTVPTTACRREKEESSDDLYDANDDEDASFDISSRKRRRNNSSGKRGQKRKKDSGTTARKCGISINSAGSLPNGSKNEGMSLPGVTEWASAELLEFIGHMRNGDSSYISQSDVQALLLEYIKQNNLHDPRKKSQVICDSRLSNLFRKPRVGHFEMLKLLETHYLVKQAPALNADSQRAIDSDCAEAATEGYNELTAKLCSDKRMKAHKKIERELTTNLEDYAAIDMHNINLIYLRRSLMEDLIDAAAAFSDKIAGAFVRIRISGLGNKQDMYRLVKVLGTHKVAERYSVGKKATDYALEISNLDKKEVITMDTISNQDFTEEECKRLRQSMKFGLTTRLKVGDIYEKAKIFQSLRFKDWLENEKQRLSHLRDRASETGRRKELRECVEKLQLLDTPEEKARRINEVPEVHVDPRMAPNYESAEEQDYKKAVDWTINRNGSYLGRKGSKSDSVENHTQKCLDGSSDTSSVPTEDVGHKSGAGSNINLNNTAVEPAMLGVVSDDTEPEKVWHYKDPKGNVQGPFTLSQLSKWVTFFPRDLRIWLTFESEENSLLLAEVLQKQQTDFVPHSAVQSGDKSIWVSTGQDRINSNLVANNSSSPIGYNVVYSSTSSGQFAEGSDPTKEDPKPLAATLPLRSLKDAHTFHGQVQHHVSYSSTILSSAGSDVPTSSHDVRVPRELVGEWNSCRDNGDMWNPTIAPMTDSRKSDVEQHPDGSTMKDQLQTDSMSNSHKVSVRTPQQSERDPATSPSTSSLLDFKAMSQQERDWSSAINTGAHDPKLSVALVKPESCSPTNPVEDRDSSSASAVSIQSGAPVCLPQPVPSTSNPNSSETEATMNQHKACRPDALNAPFHQHPEPKTGPLVSSKPQDVECEYPSPTPKLERKETSMNQSGSTSIASEDLATKTCVHSSMSFVSELSGPPASEIDSLQSLKERSCLEKRNSRDRESITQMKHVFDETTVKRNSKLVNPVSDAEGIAVSDVLESLTEQSCEKYNTREAVPLENFVPASAEEEQPQCSSPIALSPWGEPSYYQGEAVDSALWGVQDDPSNDMWSMSSPTPALQPSSGLGADGKDTSCIIEEVIAVQGNSAFVETVPTQGEKKMEQGNSSATTGPGVPEEVKPKPSAASGPSLDGSTKASGWQPSGSSLEGSAKASGWRPPALSLEGVTNDSGSQPSCPSTQGSAKASGWQRSSSSPDGSRKASGWQAPGSSTEGSAKAAWHRSSTSPEGGRKASGWQRSASFTQGSTKASGWQPSGSSTEGCAKGDGWQRTSSSPEGTRKSSGLHWSGRERSKVNSTSGASENRKSSSHQATTPTGRHSLEVPKRQGNGDKSTSVWEEALGNSREASKRQGSNDKNGGWGEAIGSNRSWHSSSGNAGRGSQGSHHHDRHSHGSESRRGSSNNPRRSDHRHDYGNGGSSRSSSRGQPQKGVCKYYQNGNCWKGFKCQFQHR
- the LOC117841120 gene encoding uncharacterized protein isoform X2; amino-acid sequence: MDGGTAPGAEVLSPGEADWPPELRLPPPPPPAPGRPRGWAAPAPHLHPQPPPPAAAAGPKVEQRSPPRHAEGGFDDQQFLGSIMGPAAAAPPQQQQPAAAAAPVKRKRGRPPKNRDGAPPPAAAPAPVKPVNKKDEEVVCFICFDGGDLVVCDRRGCPKVYHPACIKRDASFFRSRGKWDCGWHICSSCEKAVQYMCYTCTYSVCKACIKQGKFFGVRGNKGFCDTCYGTILLIESKDDGAKVGVDFDDKNSWEYLFKLYWLDVKGKHLLTLEELISAKSHWTVPTTACRREKEESSDDLYDANDDEDASFDISSRKRRRNNSSGKRGQKRKKDSGTTARKCGISINSAGSLPNGSKNEGMSLPGVTEWASAELLEFIGHMRNGDSSYISQSDVQALLLEYIKQNNLHDPRKKSQVICDSRLSNLFRKPRVGHFEMLKLLETHYLVKQAPALNADSQRAIDSDCAEAATEGYNELTAKLCSDKRMKAHKKIERELTTNLEDYAAIDMHNINLIYLRRSLMEDLIDAAAAFSDKIAGAFVRIRISGLGNKQDMYRLVKVLGTHKVAERYSVGKKATDYALEISNLDKKEVITMDTISNQDFTEEECKRLRQSMKFGLTTRLKVGDIYEKAKIFQSLRFKDWLENEKQRLSHLRDRASETGRRKELRECVEKLQLLDTPEEKARRINEVPEVHVDPRMAPNYESAEEQDYKKAVDWTINRNGSYLGRKGSKSDSVENHTQKCLDGSSDTSSVPTEDVGHKSGAGSNINLNNTAVEPAMLGVVSDDTEPEKVWHYKDPKGNVQGPFTLSQLSKWVTFFPRDLRIWLTFESEENSLLLAEVLQKQQTDFVPHSAVQSGDKSIWFAEGSDPTKEDPKPLAATLPLRSLKDAHTFHGQVQHHVSYSSTILSSAGSDVPTSSHDVRVPRELVGEWNSCRDNGDMWNPTIAPMTDSRKSDVEQHPDGSTMKDQLQTDSMSNSHKVSVRTPQQSERDPATSPSTSSLLDFKAMSQQERDWSSAINTGAHDPKLSVALVKPESCSPTNPVEDRDSSSASAVSIQSGAPVCLPQPVPSTSNPNSSETEATMNQHKACRPDALNAPFHQHPEPKTGPLVSSKPQDVECEYPSPTPKLERKETSMNQSGSTSIASEDLATKTCVHSSMSFVSELSGPPASEIDSLQSLKERSCLEKRNSRDRESITQMKHVFDETTVKRNSKLVNPVSDAEGIAVSDVLESLTEQSCEKYNTREAVPLENFVPASAEEEQPQCSSPIALSPWGEPSYYQGEAVDSALWGVQDDPSNDMWSMSSPTPALQPSSGLGADGKDTSCIIEEVIAVQGNSAFVETVPTQGEKKMEQGNSSATTGPGVPEEVKPKPSAASGPSLDGSTKASGWQPSGSSLEGSAKASGWRPPALSLEGVTNDSGSQPSCPSTQGSAKASGWQRSSSSPDGSRKASGWQAPGSSTEGSAKAAWHRSSTSPEGGRKASGWQRSASFTQGSTKASGWQPSGSSTEGCAKGDGWQRTSSSPEGTRKSSGLHWSGRERSKVNSTSGASENRKSSSHQATTPTGRHSLEVPKRQGNGDKSTSVWEEALGNSREASKRQGSNDKNGGWGEAIGSNRSWHSSSGNAGRGSQGSHHHDRHSHGSESRRGSSNNPRRSDHRHDYGNGGSSRSSSRGQPQKGVCKYYQNGNCWKGFKCQFQHR